A single Parabacteroides timonensis DNA region contains:
- a CDS encoding acyltransferase, whose translation MLNNHPQLKKFLHYCLVHPYTSRPRWWARVFLIPFVIKRGKGAIIRRKARLDIIPSKKITVGVKSVIEDYTIINNGMGDIIIGDYTHVTSRVKLVGPVTLGNYVTIGSGAQITGLTHNYMDVNRPIAKQGVTPNRTVVEDDVWIGGNSCINQGITIGTHCIIASGSVVTKSVPPYSVIGGNPARILKQYDFDKKEWVKVQKK comes from the coding sequence ATGCTGAACAATCATCCACAATTAAAGAAGTTTCTGCACTATTGCCTGGTGCATCCATACACTTCGCGTCCACGATGGTGGGCTAGGGTTTTCCTCATTCCGTTTGTAATTAAAAGAGGAAAAGGTGCCATTATCAGAAGAAAAGCCAGATTAGATATTATTCCTTCCAAGAAAATAACAGTAGGAGTCAAAAGTGTAATAGAAGACTACACAATCATCAATAATGGCATGGGAGACATTATCATTGGCGATTATACACATGTTACTTCACGTGTTAAACTGGTAGGTCCGGTCACTTTAGGCAATTATGTAACAATAGGCAGCGGAGCACAAATCACAGGACTGACACATAACTACATGGATGTTAACCGTCCTATTGCCAAGCAAGGTGTCACCCCTAACAGAACCGTTGTAGAAGATGATGTGTGGATTGGCGGAAACTCATGTATAAACCAAGGTATCACGATTGGAACGCATTGTATCATTGCATCCGGCAGTGTGGTGACAAAATCTGTTCCGCCATATTCTGTTATCGGAGGAAATCCTGCCCGCATATTAAAGCAATATGACTTTGATAAAAAAGAATGGGTTAAAGTTCAAAAGAAATAG
- a CDS encoding glycosyltransferase, which translates to MIKGKNFIFTGLQPWDIPIGSNAKDIALEVSKHNKVLYINTPLDKKTYKNQSQSPEFIQRKNVIEGKSPELRQINSNLWILDFPFTIWPVNFLPDGPVFDWANKRNNKRMYSFVKKILKQLHFNEYILFMDNDIYRSFYAREILEPVYSIYYRRDNLISAYWQKHAPRLEPLLCRKSDLVATNSIQLAEAVLPYNPNTFDIGQGLDLSQYDYKKNYPLPQDISDMKRPIIGYVGWITNRRLDADLIYEVARRCPDLSFAMVGGEDEYFKTHKLHTLCNVFFAGEKPQSCIPAYVASFDVCMNPQKVNQITIGNYPRKIDEYLALGKPVIATRTKTMSIFEDYVWNCTNADEYVAAIEKALQAHSAEQSSRRIEFAHTHTWENSVRKLYSHINL; encoded by the coding sequence ATGATAAAAGGAAAGAATTTCATATTTACCGGCTTACAACCCTGGGACATCCCTATCGGTTCGAACGCCAAAGATATTGCGTTGGAAGTATCAAAACACAATAAAGTGCTTTATATCAATACGCCACTAGATAAAAAGACATATAAGAATCAGAGTCAATCGCCGGAATTTATTCAGCGAAAGAATGTTATTGAGGGCAAATCACCGGAATTAAGACAAATCAATTCCAATCTATGGATATTGGATTTCCCTTTTACAATCTGGCCTGTCAACTTTTTACCGGACGGTCCCGTATTCGACTGGGCAAACAAGAGGAATAACAAGCGTATGTATTCATTTGTCAAGAAAATATTGAAGCAGTTGCATTTCAATGAATACATCTTGTTTATGGACAATGATATTTATCGTAGTTTTTATGCCCGGGAGATACTCGAACCGGTCTATTCGATTTATTACCGGCGAGATAACCTGATATCCGCTTATTGGCAAAAGCATGCACCGAGGTTAGAACCGTTATTGTGCCGAAAAAGTGATTTGGTAGCAACTAACTCGATTCAGCTGGCCGAAGCTGTTTTACCGTATAATCCCAACACATTCGATATAGGACAAGGATTAGATCTCAGTCAATATGATTATAAAAAGAATTATCCTTTGCCGCAAGATATAAGTGATATGAAGCGTCCTATAATAGGATATGTAGGATGGATTACCAATCGCCGACTTGATGCCGATCTGATTTACGAAGTTGCCCGAAGATGTCCCGACTTATCATTTGCAATGGTAGGAGGAGAAGATGAATACTTCAAAACACATAAGCTGCACACCCTGTGCAATGTTTTCTTTGCAGGCGAGAAGCCTCAGAGTTGCATCCCTGCATACGTAGCAAGTTTCGATGTATGTATGAATCCTCAAAAAGTCAATCAAATTACGATCGGTAATTATCCTCGCAAAATAGACGAATACCTGGCATTAGGAAAGCCGGTCATTGCGACACGAACAAAAACAATGAGCATATTTGAAGACTACGTCTGGAATTGCACGAATGCCGACGAATATGTAGCAGCCATAGAGAAAGCATTACAGGCGCATTCTGCCGAACAGTCTTCACGCAGAATTGAATTTGCTCATACACATACCTGGGAAAATTCGGTACGTAAACTATATTCACACATAAACTTATAA
- a CDS encoding acyltransferase family protein yields the protein MDKPKVAHIESLRGIAILLVVVGHVIGSTPAGGMKIDYPSFWRYLYLWIDYIQMPLFTGIAGWVYAIKPAINYKFNAFAYKKAIRLLIPMATVGTLYFIIQYLTPGTNMKGNLADIWKIYIFPYTIYWYLPSLFLIFISMYIIDKYKLCQSTKTWLVLFAATWGISLIIKIIPSDIPNLFSYKGALAQLPYFITGVGIHRFSEQLYKNKVVIYTYLILTCIGLALLQYKWYYTVNGEEISFWYKALLPLWVISALMLLLHTNRSCQFFTWLGSFAYSIYLFHGFGTSGGRIIATKLGISSSLLIFIIATVIALFLPILIEKVIDKWQPTRVLFLGKK from the coding sequence ATGGATAAGCCCAAAGTCGCTCACATCGAAAGTCTACGTGGCATAGCAATCCTGCTGGTCGTTGTAGGACATGTCATCGGTTCAACTCCGGCTGGAGGAATGAAAATCGACTATCCCTCATTCTGGAGATACCTATATCTATGGATCGACTATATACAAATGCCTTTGTTCACTGGAATTGCCGGTTGGGTATATGCTATTAAGCCGGCCATAAATTACAAATTCAACGCATTTGCTTATAAAAAAGCCATCAGATTACTCATCCCTATGGCTACGGTCGGAACATTGTATTTCATTATCCAATATCTAACTCCCGGTACAAATATGAAAGGGAACTTAGCTGACATATGGAAAATATATATTTTTCCTTATACAATTTACTGGTATTTGCCGTCTCTCTTCCTTATTTTTATAAGCATGTATATCATAGATAAGTACAAATTATGCCAATCGACAAAAACATGGTTAGTTCTATTTGCAGCCACATGGGGAATAAGCTTGATAATAAAGATAATACCGTCAGATATACCGAATCTTTTCAGTTATAAGGGAGCTTTAGCACAATTACCTTATTTTATTACCGGAGTCGGCATACACCGGTTTTCCGAACAATTATATAAAAATAAAGTTGTTATTTACACTTATCTTATACTCACATGTATAGGACTGGCTTTACTCCAATATAAATGGTACTATACGGTAAACGGAGAAGAAATTTCTTTCTGGTATAAGGCTTTACTACCTCTTTGGGTAATCTCGGCACTTATGCTTTTGCTTCATACTAATCGCAGTTGTCAATTTTTCACCTGGCTGGGCAGTTTTGCCTATAGCATTTATCTGTTTCATGGTTTCGGTACATCCGGCGGAAGAATCATAGCAACTAAACTAGGTATAAGCTCATCTTTACTCATATTCATAATAGCTACGGTCATTGCTTTATTTTTGCCTATTCTGATCGAAAAGGTAATCGACAAATGGCAACCGACAAGAGTACTTTTTCTGGGGAAGAAATGA
- a CDS encoding lipopolysaccharide biosynthesis protein: MSVKQQVTKSVLWSAIERFSVQGIQFLLSIVIARQLLPSDYGLVAMLSIFMAIAQTFIDGGFANALIQKKDRSETDYSTVFYFNILIALVLYILLYLASPFIAVFYEEMQLEEIAKVAGLVLIVNSFGIVQQAKLTVALDFKRMAFASLIAVLVSGLVGVWMAYSGYGVWTLVYQSLFNNVMRVILIWVYSQWKPRLSFSGQSFYVLFLFGSKLLLSSLLHTIYTNLYTLIIGKKFASVELGYYNRAFTLAQFPSTNLTNVIVRAVYPIQCRIQDDDEQLCNMFLKYMRIACYLIFPIMIGFCAVAEPLVRIILTDKWLPVVPLLQILCIAYMWDPVMKINHTILNVKGRSDYFLYAEILKKGIAFIILFATLPFGVMVMCAGLIVYAFADIMIITYFTYKLTNISLKTQLKELLPVLFLSFSMGGLVYGSICLFGNAWIQLSVGIIVGISYYLFISVLFHFKEMKILRSFGRC; this comes from the coding sequence ATGTCTGTTAAACAACAAGTTACTAAGAGTGTGCTCTGGAGTGCCATTGAGCGGTTTTCCGTGCAGGGAATTCAATTCCTGTTAAGTATCGTTATTGCCCGTCAACTTCTACCTTCAGATTATGGGTTGGTTGCCATGCTCAGTATTTTTATGGCTATCGCTCAAACTTTTATAGATGGTGGATTTGCCAACGCTTTGATACAAAAGAAAGATCGCTCGGAAACAGATTATAGCACAGTTTTTTATTTTAATATTCTTATTGCTCTTGTTCTTTATATATTGTTGTATTTGGCTTCTCCCTTCATTGCTGTTTTTTATGAAGAAATGCAGCTAGAAGAGATAGCCAAGGTGGCGGGTCTAGTCCTTATTGTGAATTCTTTTGGAATAGTGCAACAAGCAAAGTTGACGGTGGCGCTTGATTTTAAAAGGATGGCTTTTGCTTCGTTGATCGCTGTGTTGGTTAGTGGGTTAGTGGGGGTTTGGATGGCTTATTCCGGTTATGGAGTCTGGACATTGGTATATCAGTCACTATTTAATAATGTGATGAGAGTTATTTTGATTTGGGTATATTCCCAATGGAAGCCACGTCTTTCTTTCAGTGGCCAATCTTTTTATGTCTTGTTTCTGTTTGGATCTAAATTGTTGTTGTCTTCATTGCTACATACTATCTATACAAATCTATATACGTTGATTATAGGGAAAAAATTTGCTTCGGTAGAATTAGGTTATTATAATCGGGCTTTTACATTAGCTCAGTTTCCATCTACAAATTTGACCAATGTGATAGTACGGGCTGTTTATCCCATCCAATGCCGGATACAGGATGATGATGAGCAATTATGCAATATGTTTCTTAAATATATGCGTATAGCTTGTTATCTTATTTTTCCCATAATGATAGGCTTTTGTGCAGTCGCTGAGCCTTTGGTTCGTATTATTTTAACTGATAAATGGTTGCCTGTGGTTCCTTTGCTTCAAATACTTTGTATTGCTTATATGTGGGATCCGGTGATGAAGATCAATCATACTATTTTGAATGTGAAAGGCCGTTCCGATTATTTTCTGTATGCAGAGATCTTAAAGAAAGGGATTGCTTTTATAATACTTTTTGCAACACTCCCTTTTGGAGTAATGGTTATGTGCGCCGGATTAATAGTCTATGCTTTTGCTGATATTATGATTATTACCTATTTTACATATAAACTGACTAATATAAGTTTGAAGACTCAACTAAAAGAATTATTACCTGTACTATTTCTCTCTTTTTCAATGGGTGGGCTAGTGTATGGTTCTATCTGTTTATTCGGGAATGCCTGGATTCAACTGTCTGTTGGTATTATCGTAGGTATTTCTTACTATCTATTTATTTCAGTTCTTTTTCATTTTAAAGAAATGAAGATACTCCGTTCTTTTGGTCGCTGCTGA
- a CDS encoding glycosyltransferase family 4 protein has translation MRIAIEAQRIFRPNKHGMDFVALESIRELQRIDKENEYFIFVSPGEDRCLTESDNIHIIELKCPTYPLWEQLALPKAVSKIKPDLLHCTSNTAPVNCPVPLVLTLHDIIFLEPRQSGNKSLYQNMGWYYRKLVVPRILPTCKKIITVSHFERNRIKESLRLPEDQVVTVYNGYSRHFFPREETRTVTQKYIPSDHFLFFLGNTDPKKNVPRTLKAYALYRKQSKDPLPLLIADIKEDVLNALLKELEIEDIRPFISSPGYIPNTDLPYLYSGAFAFLYTSLRESFGIPLLEAMACGTPVVTSNTSSMPEIGGTDALLSDPTREEDIADKLLLLENDPMIYRQQVDYGLERAKLFSWESTARNLLSIYQHI, from the coding sequence ATGAGAATAGCCATAGAAGCCCAACGGATATTCCGTCCTAATAAGCATGGGATGGATTTTGTAGCCTTGGAAAGCATACGGGAGCTACAACGGATCGATAAAGAAAACGAATACTTCATCTTTGTCAGTCCGGGAGAAGACCGTTGCTTAACCGAATCAGACAATATACACATCATTGAGTTGAAATGCCCAACCTATCCGTTATGGGAACAACTGGCGTTGCCCAAGGCTGTATCCAAAATAAAACCCGATTTATTACATTGTACAAGTAATACAGCACCGGTCAATTGTCCGGTTCCATTAGTACTTACTTTACACGACATTATCTTTTTAGAACCTCGACAAAGCGGTAATAAATCGCTCTATCAGAATATGGGATGGTATTATCGCAAACTGGTCGTACCCCGTATACTTCCAACCTGTAAAAAGATTATTACGGTTTCCCATTTCGAACGAAATCGCATCAAAGAGTCTTTAAGACTTCCGGAAGACCAGGTCGTTACTGTTTACAACGGTTATAGTCGTCATTTCTTCCCCCGCGAAGAGACCCGGACGGTGACACAGAAGTATATACCATCCGATCACTTCTTGTTTTTCTTGGGGAATACAGATCCTAAAAAGAATGTTCCACGCACATTAAAAGCCTATGCCTTATACCGAAAACAATCCAAAGATCCTCTTCCCCTGTTAATTGCAGATATCAAGGAAGATGTTTTGAATGCCCTTTTAAAGGAACTCGAAATAGAGGACATACGTCCTTTCATTTCTAGTCCCGGATACATACCTAACACAGATCTTCCCTACCTGTATAGCGGTGCTTTTGCATTTTTATACACGTCATTGCGAGAGAGTTTCGGTATACCTCTATTGGAAGCCATGGCCTGTGGGACTCCTGTCGTGACCTCTAATACCTCTTCTATGCCGGAAATAGGCGGAACCGATGCTCTGTTGTCAGACCCGACCCGGGAAGAAGATATAGCCGACAAACTGCTTTTACTGGAAAATGATCCGATGATCTACCGGCAACAAGTCGATTATGGACTTGAGCGGGCTAAACTATTTTCCTGGGAGAGCACAGCCCGGAATTTACTATCAATCTACCAACATATTTAA
- a CDS encoding O-antigen ligase family protein: MEDNTGTIQMRFFPILLLLGLTGIVISLLTNNMALLSGLICFPILLITCYQVLCRPIILFLIIFTINYYLMGLTRYVNLDGISFLMDILMAFTLLLIIVHSAILKNIEWKYGFNTLTIGSFVWMLYCLAQILNPSGMLQAWILSRGLIINGFIISLVVSLLCVKYKTVKVILFMLSIFALTAFLKAAMQKFIGFDRGEQLWLNRGGALTHLIASGTRYFSFFTDAGNFGSNLGCTGVIFAIAAYYIQSKPFKIYYAIVSVASLYAMFLSGTRGALIVPLGGLALFTVLSKNIKIMAIGSFSLLFIYIFFAFTMIGQNNAQIRRMRTAFTPTEDGSFNVRRENQARLGEYLKNKPFGEGLGLSGVENQKMSNRFTTSIPHDSWYVKIWVETGIAGITLYLGFLFLSIAHGAWIIMFRIKNKELKGVLSAFLCGVTGMLLSAYGNAFWGQYPTPIIAFTGLALVLKGAYFDKEITRNNNNQITQHI; encoded by the coding sequence ATGGAAGATAATACAGGCACAATACAAATGAGATTTTTCCCGATACTTTTACTATTGGGATTAACCGGTATTGTCATATCACTGCTTACCAATAACATGGCTTTATTAAGCGGACTGATTTGTTTTCCCATCCTGCTGATTACCTGCTATCAAGTATTATGTAGACCGATCATCTTATTCTTAATTATATTCACCATCAACTATTACTTGATGGGATTAACACGATATGTCAATTTAGACGGGATCAGTTTTCTGATGGATATTTTAATGGCATTCACTTTACTACTTATTATTGTTCACAGTGCCATTCTAAAAAATATCGAATGGAAATATGGATTCAACACACTTACGATAGGATCTTTCGTATGGATGCTTTATTGTTTAGCCCAAATTCTCAATCCGTCAGGTATGCTTCAAGCCTGGATTTTATCGAGAGGATTAATCATAAACGGATTCATTATCTCATTAGTCGTTTCGTTATTATGTGTCAAATATAAGACTGTTAAAGTAATATTGTTTATGTTATCTATTTTTGCATTGACCGCATTTCTTAAAGCCGCCATGCAAAAGTTTATCGGATTTGACAGAGGCGAACAATTATGGTTAAATCGGGGAGGAGCTTTAACCCATTTAATAGCCAGTGGCACACGTTACTTTTCTTTCTTTACCGATGCAGGAAACTTTGGTTCTAACCTGGGATGCACAGGTGTTATTTTTGCCATTGCAGCCTACTATATTCAATCCAAACCTTTCAAGATCTATTATGCAATTGTCTCAGTAGCCAGTTTATATGCTATGTTCCTATCAGGAACTCGCGGTGCACTGATTGTCCCTTTAGGAGGGTTAGCCTTATTCACGGTCTTGAGTAAAAATATCAAAATAATGGCAATAGGAAGTTTCAGCCTGTTATTTATCTATATATTCTTTGCTTTTACAATGATCGGGCAAAATAATGCACAGATACGACGAATGCGTACCGCATTCACACCGACAGAAGATGGCTCCTTTAATGTTCGTCGTGAAAATCAAGCTCGCTTAGGAGAATACCTAAAAAACAAACCGTTTGGAGAGGGGTTGGGGCTTTCCGGAGTGGAAAACCAGAAAATGTCCAATCGCTTTACAACCTCCATTCCACACGATTCCTGGTATGTGAAAATATGGGTGGAAACCGGTATAGCAGGCATTACGCTTTATCTCGGTTTTTTATTTCTCTCGATAGCACATGGTGCGTGGATCATCATGTTCCGTATAAAGAACAAAGAGCTCAAAGGGGTACTTTCCGCCTTTTTATGCGGAGTAACCGGTATGTTGCTCAGTGCCTATGGAAACGCTTTTTGGGGGCAATATCCCACTCCCATTATAGCCTTTACAGGGTTGGCCCTGGTATTAAAAGGAGCCTATTTTGACAAAGAAATAACAAGAAACAATAATAATCAAATAACACAACATATATGA
- a CDS encoding right-handed parallel beta-helix repeat-containing protein: MIKLVTTFIITFILSSCSKATTIDSDVNVHIITPDSRGRIDMYSDETKDILPGSTIYLDGNFLSARFTGLKGSAEHPIRITNYPGKKLVIGNPDWTGGAYSSAIQLFECQHIILGSENDAADFVIDGSTSKARSSYFGINLRPFTDNVEVKNITIKNGGTGILAKTDPEIDDPKTWYPNTVLENLSIHNVIITDVSTEAMYIGHTAVWWGWDETGKGYNAGPKPENPSHTYVMPVKWKNVKIYQNHISNTGYDGIQVSATDQLEIYENEIAHFGTRGAWGQNIGLIVGGRTTDTNIHDNYVHDGSGEIIEFHGSGENNSSHIIHNNLFVNSQSNGMGIYGLIDAATVNITNNTIAGCQLFAIQVNGKYYETFVKLNNNVFIECYQKDPSSINYIRIMNNGRVEDSGNKRFDTLINAKIDPQNYYQPLPGSSIGNAGYKH; encoded by the coding sequence ATGATAAAATTAGTCACTACTTTTATTATTACATTCATACTATCTTCATGTTCAAAGGCAACAACGATAGATTCTGATGTGAATGTACATATTATCACTCCTGATTCAAGAGGACGGATAGATATGTATTCCGATGAAACAAAAGATATTCTTCCAGGTAGTACGATTTACCTGGATGGGAACTTCTTAAGTGCTCGCTTCACAGGGTTAAAGGGGAGTGCCGAACATCCTATCCGCATCACAAACTATCCGGGGAAAAAGCTAGTGATCGGAAATCCCGACTGGACAGGGGGAGCTTATTCCAGTGCTATCCAACTATTTGAATGTCAACATATCATACTGGGCAGTGAAAATGACGCGGCAGACTTCGTGATTGATGGTTCTACATCGAAGGCACGCTCTTCATACTTTGGGATCAATCTTAGACCTTTCACAGACAATGTAGAGGTTAAAAATATAACAATCAAAAATGGAGGAACCGGTATTCTTGCAAAAACCGATCCCGAGATAGATGATCCGAAAACATGGTATCCTAATACCGTACTCGAAAACTTATCTATCCATAATGTCATCATAACCGATGTTTCTACCGAAGCGATGTACATAGGGCACACAGCCGTATGGTGGGGATGGGACGAAACAGGAAAAGGATACAATGCCGGACCAAAACCTGAGAATCCAAGCCATACGTATGTAATGCCTGTTAAATGGAAAAATGTAAAAATATACCAAAATCATATCTCTAATACAGGATATGATGGAATACAGGTATCCGCAACGGATCAATTAGAAATTTATGAAAACGAAATAGCCCATTTCGGGACAAGAGGTGCATGGGGGCAAAATATAGGTCTAATTGTCGGCGGACGTACAACTGATACAAATATCCACGATAATTATGTACATGACGGGTCAGGAGAGATCATTGAATTTCACGGATCCGGAGAGAACAATTCATCCCACATCATCCACAACAACCTTTTCGTAAATTCGCAATCCAATGGGATGGGAATTTATGGTTTAATTGATGCCGCAACCGTTAATATTACTAATAATACCATTGCCGGATGCCAACTTTTTGCTATTCAGGTAAACGGGAAATACTACGAAACCTTCGTTAAGTTGAACAATAATGTTTTTATTGAATGTTATCAAAAAGACCCTTCATCAATAAACTATATACGAATAATGAATAACGGAAGAGTGGAAGACTCTGGTAATAAACGATTTGACACACTAATAAATGCAAAAATAGATCCACAGAACTATTATCAACCACTCCCTGGTTCTTCCATAGGAAATGCCGGATACAAGCATTAA
- a CDS encoding glycosyltransferase — protein MIEEILQIITSWTSNNEKLFNIGDAVLFLIFLVSVLYLLVFALFSQKKRTYTYPTARKKYRFAVLFPAYKEDSVILHSVEDFLKNEYPRDLYDVIVISDQMSEDTNKKLSDLSAKVIEITNSPSTKTNALRKAVEYIDNGDVKYDIVVILDADNLTDNDFLEKINDAFYSGCSAVQTHRVAKNRDTNIAVLDAVSEEINNSIFRKGHTQIGFSSALIGSGMAFEYDLFKECIMSSRHIGVDKQLEQILLLQNIYIEYLEVVYTYDEKVANKNSFYDQRRRWLSNQLHNLCYGLKNIPLAILRGNWDYCNKLFQWMMPPRIILFGLIVIIAFIMTIINWSLAIKWWGLFLLLCITFSLAVPDYLVDKRFKKALASLPLLFMLMCLNFFRLKGANKEFIHTQHSNRSNPSNTSL, from the coding sequence ATGATAGAAGAAATATTACAGATAATAACAAGCTGGACCAGTAATAACGAAAAGCTCTTTAATATAGGAGATGCTGTTCTGTTTCTCATCTTCCTCGTATCGGTTCTGTATTTACTTGTTTTCGCTTTGTTCTCTCAAAAAAAGAGAACTTACACCTACCCTACTGCCAGAAAAAAATACCGCTTTGCCGTATTATTCCCGGCGTATAAAGAAGACTCTGTCATATTACACTCCGTTGAAGACTTTTTAAAGAACGAATATCCACGGGATTTATATGATGTCATTGTCATATCCGACCAGATGTCGGAAGATACGAATAAAAAACTATCCGATCTCTCGGCCAAAGTCATAGAAATAACCAATTCCCCCAGCACTAAAACCAATGCGTTGAGAAAAGCCGTGGAGTATATCGACAATGGAGATGTAAAATATGATATAGTCGTTATCCTAGATGCAGACAACCTGACGGATAATGATTTCCTGGAGAAAATCAATGATGCCTTCTATTCCGGTTGTTCGGCTGTCCAGACTCACAGGGTAGCTAAAAATAGAGACACGAATATTGCAGTTCTCGATGCTGTCAGTGAAGAAATAAACAATTCTATTTTCAGAAAAGGACATACACAGATCGGATTCTCTTCGGCATTGATCGGCTCCGGAATGGCTTTTGAATATGATCTGTTTAAAGAATGTATCATGTCTTCCAGGCACATCGGGGTGGATAAACAATTGGAACAAATCCTGTTGTTGCAAAATATATACATCGAATACCTGGAAGTCGTCTATACATATGACGAAAAAGTCGCCAATAAAAATAGTTTCTATGACCAACGTAGAAGATGGTTGTCCAACCAGTTGCATAATCTATGTTACGGACTAAAAAACATTCCATTAGCCATATTAAGAGGTAACTGGGATTATTGTAACAAACTATTCCAATGGATGATGCCTCCGCGGATCATCCTATTCGGTCTTATAGTCATTATTGCATTCATTATGACAATAATAAACTGGTCTTTAGCCATTAAATGGTGGGGATTGTTTCTTCTGCTATGCATAACGTTCAGTCTGGCTGTTCCGGATTATTTGGTAGACAAACGTTTTAAAAAGGCATTAGCCTCTCTACCTCTGCTCTTTATGCTTATGTGTTTAAACTTTTTTCGCTTGAAAGGGGCTAATAAAGAATTTATTCATACACAACATTCAAATAGGTCAAATCCTTCAAACACGTCATTATGA
- a CDS encoding glycosyltransferase family 2 protein yields MVSIITINYNGFKETCELVDSLRLYEDYPYEIIVVDNNSPNGDGPRLKERFPELTVICSDRNLGFSGGNNLGYRYAQGEYILYMNNDMTITAPFLKTLVKRIQSRKEIGLVSPKIKYEHHPDTIQYAGYTSMNPIRISNNLIGVNQKDEGQYDQPSPTAYAHGACMLTSKEVIEKVGMMTEIYFLFYEEIDWSIQLKRAGYEIWYEPGACVLHKESMTARRGTPLRLYYLTRSRLLFTRRNSSFFLKIAALLYQLAIVIPKNIILYSVHGDKNMLGSFIKGSFHGFTHNIKKIHG; encoded by the coding sequence ATGGTGTCAATTATTACAATAAACTATAATGGTTTCAAAGAGACTTGTGAACTTGTGGATAGTTTGCGTTTATACGAAGACTATCCCTATGAAATCATTGTTGTAGATAATAATTCACCGAACGGGGATGGCCCGCGGTTGAAAGAAAGGTTTCCTGAGTTGACGGTTATTTGTAGTGATAGAAACCTGGGATTCTCCGGTGGTAACAATTTAGGATACCGATATGCCCAAGGGGAATATATCCTCTATATGAACAATGACATGACCATCACCGCTCCTTTTCTGAAAACACTGGTAAAAAGAATCCAATCCCGAAAAGAGATCGGTTTAGTCTCGCCCAAAATCAAATACGAACATCATCCGGATACGATTCAATATGCAGGATATACCTCTATGAACCCTATCCGGATCAGTAATAACCTGATCGGGGTTAACCAAAAAGATGAAGGGCAATATGACCAGCCCTCTCCTACCGCCTATGCGCATGGGGCTTGTATGCTTACCTCAAAGGAGGTCATAGAAAAAGTAGGGATGATGACTGAAATATACTTTCTCTTTTATGAAGAGATCGATTGGAGTATCCAGTTAAAACGTGCCGGATATGAAATATGGTATGAACCGGGAGCATGTGTCCTACACAAAGAAAGCATGACTGCCAGACGCGGTACTCCGTTACGTCTATATTACCTTACTCGTAGCCGGCTGCTGTTTACAAGGCGAAATTCTAGTTTTTTCCTGAAAATAGCTGCTTTATTGTATCAGCTGGCGATTGTCATCCCTAAAAACATAATACTCTACTCGGTTCATGGAGACAAAAACATGCTGGGTTCGTTTATAAAAGGAAGTTTTCATGGATTCACCCATAATATAAAGAAAATACATGGATAA